A genomic window from Carassius auratus strain Wakin chromosome 19, ASM336829v1, whole genome shotgun sequence includes:
- the LOC113119837 gene encoding CMP-N-acetylneuraminate-beta-galactosamide-alpha-2,3-sialyltransferase 2-like gives MQWCKYLKVILVLLCATIFTLTIYKVPLGHFKVLVNNSVVERLFHEEPCACMERCLAASDDKWFAEHFRKDVPPVLSLNNSVLPDHIFNWWQSLQSTKSKANYSQVIKELFSVIPEEEWYRDAGPSRCRTCAVVGNSGNLLGSHYGPVIDQHDFVFRMNKATVQGYEKDVGSRTTHRVMYPESATHLDNNTHLVLLPFKTIDIQWITSALTDGSIKRTRFKVIDKLQANKDKVMVMHPAFMHYVHNTWLHIKSQRSYPSTGFLVLIYALHICDEVNVFGFGANDKGTWHHYFEKTPKSLKRTGRHSGGIELQTLLELHERRLIHLYTGW, from the exons ATGCAGTGGTGTAAATATCTAAAGGTCATCTTGGTTTTGTTATGTGCCACTATCTTTACTTTGACCATATATAAAGTTCCTCTTGGACATTTTAAAGTTTTGGTGAACAATAGTGTGGTGGAGCGGCTCTTTCATGAAGAACCCTGTGCTTGTATGGAGCGCTGTTTGGCTGCAAGTGACGACAAGTGGTTTGCTGAACATTTCAGAAAAGATGTCCCACCAGTTCTCTCTCTCAACAACAGTGTTCTCCCTGACCACATCTTTAACTGGTGGCAG TCTCTACAATCTACAAAGAGCAAAGCTAATTACTCCCAAGTAATTAAGGAGCTGTTTTCTGTCATTCCTGAAGAGGAATGGTACAGAGATGCTGGCCCGTCCCGCTGTCGAACCTGTGCTGTGGTGGGGAACTCTGGGAACCTTTTAGGATCACACTATGGTCCTGTTATAGACCAGCACGATTTTGTGTTTAG GATGAATAAGGCGACAGTTCAGGGTTATGAGAAAGATGTGGGATCCAGGACGACCCATCGTGTAATGTACCCAGAAAGTGCAACCCATCTGGACAACAACACACACCTGGTGCTGTTGCCCTTTAAAACAATAGATATCCAGTGGATTACCAGTGCTCTAACTGATGGATCTATCAAACG AACACGGTTTAAGGTTATAGACAAGCTACAAGCCAACAAGGACAAA GTGATGGTTATGCACCCTGCTTTCATGCATTATGTGCACAATACTTGGCTACACATTAAGTCTCAAAGATCTTATCCATCTACAGGTTTTCTTGTGCTAATATACGCCTTGCACATTTGTGATGAG GTAAATGTGTTTGGCTTTGGTGCGAACGATAAAGGCACCTGGCACCACTATTTCGAAAAAACACCCAAGTCTTTAAAACGCACTGGTAGACACAGTGGTGGGATTGAGCTTCAAACCCTCTTAGAACTTCACGAAAGGAGGCTGATTCATCTATACACAGGGTGGTGA